TGGATGGAGTGCCCCTGTGCTCTGCTCCTTCCCCATATTAAAATTGTTTACTCCCCCCGCCCAAGACCTGACATATTTTCTgtacaagaaacatttactgagttgAATTGTTGAGTTATAATGTGTGTTTACTTACTGTCGCCCCATGAGGCTATGAGGTCCTCCAGGACGCATTGGCTGGCActtagtagctgctcaataaatgccCGGCAATGAATGAGTGGCAGTGCTATTGCAGAGAGTGAAACGGTCTGCCCTGGGAGGCAGCGAGTCCCCATCACTATAGCTTTTCATTCACGGAGGCTGACTCACCGCCTGTCAGAGATCTTGGAGGGGGAGCTGAAGGGTGCTGGCCAGGACATGTGTGCCCTGGGTCCCTCCTGCTGTGGGTGATGACTCTAGTCCTGCTGGAGGGTACCTTTGAGAAGCAGCCATGGCCCAGTGAGCCAATCACCTGATATCAGTCTGGTTCGCAGCAGTTTGTGTTCAGGAAGATAAAGGAAATTCATTGCAAAGCAGCAGTGACAAGACCAGGGGTCATCCTCGTTCTCCTGTCCTCCATTCCAGAGCCAGCTTCTGTCACACCCACAGCTGAACACATGGGCACTTGCCAGGCCTGTCTAGACGCACTGGACATACCAGCCTTGAGGGGAGGCAAGTCTCCCGAGTGCTAACACCCGGAATATCTTTGGGGTACGGCCCCCTGCAGCTGGACCAGTGGTCGTCAGTGCCTCCTGTATGCCAGGCTCTCCCCAACCCACTGGGGACTTGGCCCCCTAGGCTGTCAAGACATGGGGCAAACCAGGTTTCCAGGCCAGGCCTGTCAGTGGTGATATGTGGGTATACCTGTGGGAAAGGCCGGAGCTCAGGCAATGTCAGGGCATCTGGGGAGCTGCTTGGCTTCCTGCAGTCTACCTCTGAAACATAGATCTTTCCAGAATGTCTTCACAGACCCCAAAGGGTGGAGAATCCAGAGTGTGGATGGACCCATGCCAGCCCTCCCTCATCTCCTACCCTGCTCCAAGGAGATAAGCTTCAGGGGCCTGACCTCCATGGGTTAGGATATctgagggtgggctgggggcaggagccCAGAAGTGCAGCGTTCAACCTGCTATTGATTAGCTGTGTGACATAGGGCaagcccccttccctctctgagccatAGACGCCTCCTTTGTAAATGAGGGAGAGGGACTAGACTGGTGTTTCCTGACCTTGACTATGAATCAGAATCATCTCGGTGGTAGCAAGAGAAAGTAACTTGAAAATACACAGATCTTCCCAAAGCTCCTAAAGGAAACTGAATCCCCAGGGAGGAGAGGTCTACAAACCCTGGCTCCCGACCTCACCCGGGTTAGGGAGCCTCTGCGACCCTTcaaaccctccccaccccctcgcACTGATACTCTTTGGGATGCAATCTTCCCAGCCACATCCCATCCCTTCCCAGGTTCTAAGCCTCCTCTGGCCAGGGCTAGAGTAAGCTGCCCCATGTCTCTCTCCAAAGAGTTTTGGAGCCTGAAACACTAGTCAGCGAGCAGTTTATTACCCATCAACCTGGCCCCAGCCTCCCAGCACCGTGGGCTGTACACAATCTAGACACGGCCTTCACTCCTGGCAGTCCTCCAGTCCTCGCTCCCAGTACCCCCCCAGGGtccacccccatcccaggccTCCACattcccccgcccccagccctccaAGGCAGCACCAGGCCCCGGGGGCCACACCTCAgctaggggagggaagggagggtagGGGAGAGCAGGCAAGAAACTGGGGAAAGAGGAACCAGATTGGCCCCCAAGCCTCTGGAACCGCCATCCCAGGGTGAAGGGaaagtgggcagggcaggggggagCGGGGGCCAGGCGATGGTTCAGGCGGGAGGCTCTTCTCCAGGAGGTGCAGGGAAGCCACTCAGGTCTCGGCCAATGATCTCACTCACTGTAAAGGAGGGACAGTTGAGAGACTGGGCAAGGGTCAGGTCGCCTCCTTTTCCAGAGACCCCCAATCCATTCCAGGCAGGCCTCCGTCTAGGACGCCTCCAGGCTCCTCCTGCACTGGCTTCTCTaccactgggcctcagtttccccactgtgTCCTGACCCCTGCTCTCAATCAAATCTTGCTGAACTCCATCCACGTGGGTTCTCAGGCCCCCTTCCTGCTGGCTTGGCCTGCAGCGTCAGGGCAGTCGCTGTCAGCAGGGCCGGAGGTGGGTGTAGCCAGTGGGAGGAAAGAGAGGCGAAATAGGAAGGCCCCTCATCACCAATCCAGACCACTGTCACCAGGTTTAGGGGGAGAAGCTGAGGCAAGGGAAAACGTGCTCGGCTGGGGCACCAGCAAGCCACTGCCCGTCTCTGAAATTCACTGCCTGGGTCTGCAGATGAGGGAGCTAGACTGAATGATCTTGCAAGTACTTCTAGCCCTGAGATTCAGTGATCTGGGGCCAAGGGCCGAGGCAGCAGAAAGGTTAGGCAGGTACTCCGTGCCCCCTTCAGAATTCAACTGGATTCAACTGGCCACACGCACCACGCACTGGCCTCCTGAGGCCCTCCAGCTGGCCCTGAGGGACCACGGAGGCCCAGCCTCTGCGAGGCCAAGCTCCAGCCCTCAGCAAACATGCAGAGCAATCTCTTGCACACACTCACACTCGCAGCCCCTGGTCCCACACCCACCTTCCTCCAGCGTGATACCCTGGATAGGGACACTGTCTCGGAAGCTGCCGCCGTAGCCACCCCTGGACTTCTCCTGCTCcggagccccctccccagggccatAGCTCGGCCCTACCTCACTGTAACCCTCAGCAGGTGGGGGGTGAACACTGCTCTGGGGAGCGAAGGGGCCTTCAAGTGGTGGGGATGCAGGTAGTGGAGGCCGgaagggggctggaggagggaacgGCAGCCCCAGGGGAAAGGGGGAGCCCCGTCCTCCATAGGGGTCGCTAGGGAAGGGCCGGGGAAGGAATGAGACTGGAGGTGGGCGGGCGCAACCTGTGGTACCCCCAGTCTCAGGGAACATCCGCGGGCCAGGTCTGTAGGATGGCGGGGGCCCCGTCTGGGGGTACAGAGGGGGCGTGCCATAGCTGAAGCCTTCTGACAGGTAAGGAGTTTCATAAGCAGGGTCTTCATGGGGATAGGAGGGGTAGGGGGGCCTGGGTGGTGAGAAGTCCATGTCAGAGCCAAAGTGGGGGCCCGATGCTGAAGGGAAGCCCCGGAGAGATGCGTCCGGTAGAGGCTCCTCCTTGAAGATCACTGGACGGATGGGAAGGAGGACACGCTGGTGAGAGGGCTGGCAGTCTCCCCGAAGCGCACTCTCCAACCCTAGGTCTCTTCTATCCCTAGGTCTCATCCCTCCCTTGACCCCTCACTGCATCCCTGTGCCCCTGCATCAGTCCCCACGTCCGCATCCCCCCACCATGGGCCGTTCCAGAGCGCACCAGGCAGGAACTTGAAACTCTGGGTAGGACTGCGCTTCCTCCGCCCGTTGGAGACGTAAAAGTAGACCTGGACTGGCCGGGACACCCGCTTGTTGCTGTACTCAGGGATGGTCAGGGTCAGCGTCACCTGGGGAAGAGCAGAGGATGAGGCAGGGGGCCCTCAGGGATCTAGGCTCAGCCCAGCCCTTCCAAGTACCCTAACTCCACCTCCTGGCTTTTTCCATTTACAAAGGAGCAAAGTTCATTCCCTAGAGGTGTCCCTGCTTCCAGAGTGGCCAGGTTGCTTCCTCTAGAAAAGGACAGGTAGCTGCTGGAGTCCACTCCCAAGCACAAGGGAGCCGGCTGAGAATCTCCTGACTTCTCCCACCCTACTCCCACCCACAGGGGGGACCCTAGTAACACGGGTACCTCATTGCTCTGCAACCGGTTCACTGTGGCCTCCTCCTCCCATTGCAGCTTTCCGTCTGTGCAGGAAGAACAGGGAGCTCCAGCCCAGCCGCACGGCCCCTACCCCTTGCCCCGTGCCCAGGCCTCCGCCATTTcccctcctgctgcagccacGGCCAGACTCAGAAGGTCCTGACAAGGCCTAGCTCACAGGGAGCCCGCTGCATGTTTACTCAACCCAATAGGACAGGCAGGGTTTAAAGCGGTCTCCAAGATCTAGAGCCACAAGCTGGGGCCAAGAGAAATGGCAGGGCCAGTCCAGGGACCAGAAACAACTCTGGAACCCTCTCATGCAGCTCTAAACATCCCCTCCCATGACAGAGCCGGAAAGAAGTTCAAGGGTAGGAAAGGGTCTCAGCTTGAAGGGAGGCTATGAGACCCCAAGTCTCATGACCCAGAACCTCTGACTCTGCTCTGATATGGTCCTAGGGCACTAAACTTGAGGATAGGGCTGGGGCTTTGGGTGGGCAGGGTTGGGGAGAGCAGAGGCCTCAGGTTGGTGAGTATACCTGGGCCCCTCAGTCTTCCCTTCTCCACCCCGGCAGCTCTATTCTGGGGCACCTCACAGCCTCCTGTAATCACAGCTGTGCTGCCAGTCCCATAACTCAGGAGGGGCTCAGGGTCCGAGTCACCTCTTTCCTTCTCATCTTCCCCAGCCACATGGGGGTAAATTAGCTCAAAGCTGACTCCTCaataaaagaatgtgtatttcttacatttatttgCCATCCTGAGCATTTCAGATGCCTAGAGTACACATGGGGAGGAGACAGTATAACAGGACGGGCAGTCTatctgccccattttacagataaggaaattgaggctcaactTGCTAGTTTAGAGACAGTGCCAGAAATCATTCACCCTCCCGTTCCAAGCTcttcctgcctgccctccccgcctccccataGATACTCACCAGGGCCCCTCTCGATGAACACCACCTTGGAGTCAGGCAGGAAGTTGGAGCCAGTCAGCACTAGTTCCTCCCCTCCCGTCACGGAGCAGGCACTGGGGCTGTAGGCCTCCACCTGGGGCAGCTCCTGAGCTGAGCGCTGGGCTGCAGAGCAGTGCAGGAAAGGCCTGGCTGGCTGGTATGGAGAGGACAGCCTCCTGTGCCCCAACCCTCCCTAGAATAACTGTCACAGGGCCCTGGAGGAGCCCTCCTCAGAAGCAGACACACAAGAAAAACAATGGTCTCTCTGGGGTCACACAGACCATGTAAGGAACCACTCCTGGGCAGAAAGACAGAGATGAACAGGGTAGGCCTGAGAGCTATGCAAACAAATACATGGGGGATACCCAGGGGCAGATGGAGGACAGGGTTGCTCTGGTCCAACCCAGAGGCACAATCTGGAGCAGGGGCAGAGTAGAACACTTCCCCCAGCCCATCCATGATAGAAATAAGGGCTGGGTCCTTTACAGGTGTCCCCAGGACCAGCAGGGCACCGCACATTCTGCAGAGGAGATgggcagacagacacacagacaagaAGTtagccagagacagagagatgctACAGGGCTTCTTTGCTCACAGCACTCGATGGGCACCGATGCTGTCTGCACCGAGATGACCTTCCCGCTGCCTTGGGGCACGTGTACCCTGAATACCAGCCGCACGCGTGTGTTCTTGCGCCCGATGTCAGTCTCACCCTTCCGCAGCTCAATGTCTGAATTCCGAAGCTTCAGGATTCCGGCACAGTCAATGCTGAAGCCAAGAAGGGAAGGCAAGCCCTCCCAGCTGATGCCAGAATCACCCTCCATCCAAAGCCCTAAATGACCTTCTCTGGGAGACGATGGGGGGCTATCGGAACCCAGAGgtggcctctccccagccccaaagTCCTCTTCTAGATGGTGAGAATGCCTGACACCTCCTAGGGATGACGTCTAACTCTTCTGGAGAGAGGAAGAGTGGACCTAGCTTAGACCCCATGGAAAAGGCTAGTCCTCAAGCCCGCAGAATAAAGGGAAGGGGAGCTGGAACCTACTTGGCTGCCATGTTGTTCTCAGGGAGCAGGGTCATCTCCAACACCTTGGTACCACTGACTACAGCTTCGTAGCTGGCCGTGGCCACCATCTTGCCCGTGATACGGTGCACCTGATAGAAAGCGTGAGGTCGCAGGTTCCTCTCATCTGCGGTGCCGATGAACATCTGTAGGGTCAGTGGCTTCTCACTGTAGCCTAGGAGCTGGCAGAGGGAGACAAAGGCCACCCAGTTGAAATCCCCACTGTCTCATCCTTCATCCATCCCTAAGTTTTCAGTCCACCCCTGGAGAGGAGTGAAAGATAAAGGATATCCTGGAAGGGATTTCCAGGGGGAGATTGGGCACTAGTTTCTCCACCAGTTGTGGTGAAAACGTGGCCTGGAGTTCAGTGTTATTCTTGGAATGAGGCCCAAACTGGGCTGGGCAAAGGGGAAAATCTTCCAAGGGAGACTGGCTCAACTCAACAGAGACAACCTAACTCCCAGTGAACTTTGGCCTCAGCCTGACCCCTCCCCCACATCTGGCAGGCCACCATTTTCCAGAGTAGACATAAGGCTGGTGTCCCATGGGATGCGTGGAGCGGGGGTGGAGGGACAGAGGAGTAGAAAGTACATCCGGGTCCTTGAAGTGCACCCTTCCTCCCCTAACACCAGTCCCTCCCCCAGGCCGCCTGCAGGGTCATTGCTGAGAGGGAGTGTGGGAAAGGGCAGTGCCATGGGTCTGCACAGCTGGAGCCCATCTGCAGGGATCTGGGACTGGAGAGGAGAAAGGCTACCAGGCCTGGCTTCTGCCCCTTACCTTGACAATGGGGTGACCACCAGGGGCAGCTTTGACAGCTCCCCGGCTGCCCTCTGTCTCATAGTGGGCCCGGTGGTGGGCTCTGGGCTGCACCTCGATCCTCAGCTCCAGCTGCTCATACTGGCTGGGCAGAGGCCAGTCCAGCGGGGGGAGGGCAGAGGTCctggacagagacagagagaagagcacTGATCACCCGCAGCCTCACACCCCAATCAGGGCAGCCCTGGGTCCCAGCTCCCCAGGATGTGAAGGAGGAAGCGGCAGTGGGtatgggagaaagaaaattatagccgAAGTAAAACAGTCCACAAGTCCAGAAGCAGGGGAGATGGGGGACAGACCCCTCAGAGCCCCTTGAGTTGAGGGTATGTAAATGGGCACCAGGACTGAGACCCCCTTCTTCCCAGCTCTGAACACAGGGTCTGGATACAGAGGAACCCCAAGCCCAGTTTAACCCCCAAGCCTGGATAGGAAGAGTCAAGTAAAGAAGCAcaacttcagggacttccctggtggtccagtggttcggactctgcccttccactgcaggggtcatgggtttgatccctggtcggggaactaagatcccacatttaaaaaaaaaagaagcacaactTCAGACCAGAAAAGGTCTCAGAAATTAACCCCTTTGTTAATTTGTTAAGcccaaataaagaaactgagggtgGAACGTAGAGGGCTAAGCAAGCCAGCAACTGACAGAGCCGGGACTGAGCACATCCGTTCCCAGGCCAGCGGCCTTTCCACTAGCTGGGGCTGGACAGGTGGGTTCCAGAAAGCTGGGGGTTACGGATCTGCAACTTTCCTGTAGTGAGCGCCCAGATACCCTAGGCCAGGGAGTCTCAACCGGTAATTGCCCCCAGGTGatacttggcaatgtctggaaacaaCTAAGGGAAACTTTTCTGGATGGAGCCAGCTTGATCTGACATCAAAGGTTTAGGATTATTGAAATGGAC
Above is a genomic segment from Tursiops truncatus isolate mTurTru1 chromosome 2, mTurTru1.mat.Y, whole genome shotgun sequence containing:
- the NFATC4 gene encoding nuclear factor of activated T-cells, cytoplasmic 4 isoform X1 produces the protein MGAASCEDEELEFKLVFGEEKEAPPLGAGGSGEELDSEDTPPCCRLGLGEPPPYGAAPIGIPRPPPPRPGMHSPPPRPAPSPGTWESQPARSVRLGGPGGGSGGAGGGRVLECPSIRITSISPTPDPPAALEDNPDAWGEGSPRDYPPPEGFGGYREAGGQGGGPFFSPSPGSSSLSSWSFFSDASDEAALYAACDEVESELNEAASRFGLGSPLPSPRASPRPWTPDDPWSLYGPSPGGRGPEDSWLLLSAPGPTPASPRPASPCGKRRYSSSGTPSSASPALSRRGSLGEEGPEPPPAPPLPLVRDPGSPGPFDYTGAPPAESIPQKTRRTSSEQAVALPRSEEPAPCNGKLPSGVEEAGAPPGGPRKEVAGMDYLAVPSPLAWSKARTGGHSPIFRTSALPPLDWPLPSQYEQLELRIEVQPRAHHRAHYETEGSRGAVKAAPGGHPIVKLLGYSEKPLTLQMFIGTADERNLRPHAFYQVHRITGKMVATASYEAVVSGTKVLEMTLLPENNMAANIDCAGILKLRNSDIELRKGETDIGRKNTRVRLVFRVHVPQGSGKVISVQTASVPIECSQRSAQELPQVEAYSPSACSVTGGEELVLTGSNFLPDSKVVFIERGPDGKLQWEEEATVNRLQSNEVTLTLTIPEYSNKRVSRPVQVYFYVSNGRRKRSPTQSFKFLPVIFKEEPLPDASLRGFPSASGPHFGSDMDFSPPRPPYPSYPHEDPAYETPYLSEGFSYGTPPLYPQTGPPPSYRPGPRMFPETGGTTGCARPPPVSFLPRPFPSDPYGGRGSPFPLGLPFPPPAPFRPPLPASPPLEGPFAPQSSVHPPPAEGYSEVGPSYGPGEGAPEQEKSRGGYGGSFRDSVPIQGITLEEVSEIIGRDLSGFPAPPGEEPPA
- the NFATC4 gene encoding nuclear factor of activated T-cells, cytoplasmic 4 isoform X2, yielding MHSPPPRPAPSPGTWESQPARSVRLGGPGGGSGGAGGGRVLECPSIRITSISPTPDPPAALEDNPDAWGEGSPRDYPPPEGFGGYREAGGQGGGPFFSPSPGSSSLSSWSFFSDASDEAALYAACDEVESELNEAASRFGLGSPLPSPRASPRPWTPDDPWSLYGPSPGGRGPEDSWLLLSAPGPTPASPRPASPCGKRRYSSSGTPSSASPALSRRGSLGEEGPEPPPAPPLPLVRDPGSPGPFDYTGAPPAESIPQKTRRTSSEQAVALPRSEEPAPCNGKLPSGVEEAGAPPGGPRKEVAGMDYLAVPSPLAWSKARTGGHSPIFRTSALPPLDWPLPSQYEQLELRIEVQPRAHHRAHYETEGSRGAVKAAPGGHPIVKLLGYSEKPLTLQMFIGTADERNLRPHAFYQVHRITGKMVATASYEAVVSGTKVLEMTLLPENNMAANIDCAGILKLRNSDIELRKGETDIGRKNTRVRLVFRVHVPQGSGKVISVQTASVPIECSQRSAQELPQVEAYSPSACSVTGGEELVLTGSNFLPDSKVVFIERGPDGKLQWEEEATVNRLQSNEVTLTLTIPEYSNKRVSRPVQVYFYVSNGRRKRSPTQSFKFLPVIFKEEPLPDASLRGFPSASGPHFGSDMDFSPPRPPYPSYPHEDPAYETPYLSEGFSYGTPPLYPQTGPPPSYRPGPRMFPETGGTTVSEIIGRDLSGFPAPPGEEPPA